The following proteins are co-located in the Leptospira weilii genome:
- the pbpC gene encoding penicillin-binding protein 1C, which translates to MYKKNISVFLFIGIFFYSNVVFSEGIYSYREIRDSYHLSDGTILDLHGRFLQTIRLNVRERKLAWTEEGEIPETLLLALFAQEDKRFFEHSGVDLLAILGAMKDRVLGNSKRGASTLSMQLAGIFLGSKPGRRNIFDKWEQMRFAQKIEQTWSKNEIITGYLNLIQFRGEHKGLRAASRGLFQKEPSALSDAESVLLVAMLPFPGASSSALVKRSCALAKKIQREELCDFFERAVDRMTVNAGGLPAIEGIAFHAAQKIFRENPEFLSRDGKVKTTLDFDLQWKVTELAKNIIDGLKKQNVAETGILVLDNLSGAILVYVGNLPDSSSFYVDSISSKRQAGSTLKPFLYGLAFEKEVLKPNSILEDIPAEWNAVSGIYRPSNYSDTYHGNVQAKYALASSLNIPAIRVLDLVSVQGFVERLRDLGLSGLKRADFYGSSLALGSADVTLFELTNAYRTLANGGMSSRPTFYLHEAKQTFEENFREGNFWSRVYTKQAADTLSEILSDREYRSLSFGLNNHLSTRFFTAVKTGTSQDMRDNWCVGYSKNYTVGVWVGNMNGSPMWDVSGVTGAAPIWNAVIGLLQEREKQPGNTFFETFRDSHVRQLAESSSIPKILIPGNETIYALDPDIPEGRQKLYFSASAFMSGFRWVLDGKRIQEAKQKNVFWKPERGFHILSLQDQDGKIIDSVVFEVR; encoded by the coding sequence ATGTATAAGAAGAATATATCTGTATTTTTGTTTATTGGTATATTCTTTTATTCAAATGTAGTCTTTTCCGAAGGGATTTACTCCTATAGGGAAATTCGAGATTCGTATCATCTTTCTGACGGGACAATTTTGGATCTCCACGGAAGATTTTTGCAGACGATCCGGTTGAACGTTCGGGAAAGAAAACTTGCCTGGACGGAAGAGGGAGAAATTCCGGAAACCCTATTACTTGCCTTATTTGCGCAGGAAGACAAACGGTTCTTTGAACATTCGGGAGTGGATCTACTTGCGATTTTAGGCGCAATGAAGGATCGAGTCTTGGGAAATTCAAAGAGAGGGGCGAGTACACTTTCCATGCAACTCGCCGGGATTTTTCTCGGAAGTAAACCGGGACGTAGGAACATTTTCGATAAATGGGAACAGATGAGATTCGCTCAAAAGATAGAACAGACCTGGAGCAAGAACGAAATTATCACGGGCTATCTCAATTTGATTCAGTTTCGTGGGGAGCACAAGGGACTCAGAGCGGCGAGCCGAGGACTTTTTCAAAAGGAGCCTTCCGCATTGAGCGACGCGGAGTCCGTTCTTCTCGTTGCGATGCTTCCGTTTCCGGGAGCAAGTTCTTCCGCTTTAGTCAAACGAAGTTGCGCCCTTGCAAAAAAAATTCAAAGAGAGGAACTTTGCGATTTTTTTGAAAGGGCGGTTGATCGGATGACCGTAAACGCAGGCGGTTTGCCCGCCATTGAAGGAATCGCGTTTCATGCGGCTCAAAAAATTTTCAGAGAAAATCCGGAATTTCTTTCCAGGGACGGGAAAGTCAAAACGACCTTGGATTTCGATCTTCAATGGAAGGTTACCGAACTTGCAAAAAACATCATAGACGGGTTGAAAAAACAAAACGTGGCTGAAACCGGAATTCTCGTTTTAGATAACTTATCTGGCGCAATTTTGGTTTACGTAGGAAATCTTCCAGATAGTTCCTCTTTTTATGTGGACTCGATCTCATCCAAAAGACAGGCAGGTTCCACTCTAAAGCCGTTTTTATACGGACTCGCATTTGAAAAGGAAGTGTTAAAGCCGAATTCCATTTTGGAAGATATTCCCGCTGAATGGAACGCGGTTTCCGGAATTTACAGGCCTTCGAATTACAGCGACACGTATCATGGAAACGTGCAGGCGAAATATGCGCTTGCTTCTTCTTTGAACATTCCCGCGATTCGCGTATTGGATCTCGTAAGCGTACAAGGATTTGTAGAAAGATTGCGGGACCTTGGTTTGAGCGGACTGAAGCGGGCGGATTTTTATGGATCTTCACTGGCTCTCGGAAGCGCGGACGTTACGCTTTTTGAATTGACCAACGCTTATAGAACTCTTGCGAACGGAGGGATGAGTTCGAGACCGACCTTTTATCTCCACGAAGCAAAACAAACATTCGAAGAAAATTTCCGAGAAGGAAATTTTTGGAGTAGAGTTTATACGAAACAAGCCGCGGACACGTTATCTGAAATTCTTTCCGATCGAGAATACAGATCGTTATCTTTCGGTCTCAACAATCATTTAAGTACGAGATTTTTTACGGCGGTAAAAACTGGAACCTCCCAGGACATGAGAGACAATTGGTGTGTAGGGTATTCTAAAAATTATACGGTCGGTGTTTGGGTTGGGAATATGAACGGAAGCCCTATGTGGGACGTTAGCGGCGTTACGGGGGCGGCTCCTATTTGGAATGCGGTGATCGGGCTACTTCAGGAAAGAGAAAAACAACCGGGTAATACGTTCTTTGAGACTTTTCGTGATTCGCACGTGCGGCAACTTGCGGAATCGTCTTCCATTCCTAAGATTTTGATTCCCGGAAACGAAACAATTTACGCGTTGGATCCCGATATTCCCGAAGGAAGACAGAAACTCTATTTTTCTGCGTCTGCGTTTATGTCCGGATTTCGATGGGTCTTGGATGGAAAAAGAATTCAGGAAGCCAAACAAAAGAATGTATTTTGGAAACCCGAGCGCGGATTTCATATTCTTTCCTTACAAGATCAGGATGGAAAAATCATAGATAGTGTCGTTTTCGAAGTCAGATAG